One Rosa chinensis cultivar Old Blush chromosome 5, RchiOBHm-V2, whole genome shotgun sequence genomic region harbors:
- the LOC112164295 gene encoding G-type lectin S-receptor-like serine/threonine-protein kinase LECRK4, with product MKHTSNLVHIGSVLVLLITYLVVAMITYLVVSRIYSRKAKVSDLCPVNLKCFTYVELTQATNGFKEELGRGAFATVFKGVLACDKGKVVAVKRLDTVVRENDWEFKAEVGAIGGTNHRNLVKLQGFCNEGQHRILVYEFISNGSLASFLFGEVRLTWYQRRLIALGTARGLLYLHEECSSQIIHCDIKPQNILLDESYTARIADLGVAKLLKTDQTRTTTRIRGTKGYVAPEWYKSLPVTVKADVYSYGVLLLEIIFCRKNFKAEAEDDDQMILANWNDDDEAKDDIKAVEKYVMIAFWCIQEDPSMRPTMKTVTQMLEGVVEVSVPQNPSSLYAI from the exons ATGAAACATACTTCAAATTTGGTTCACATTGGATCAGTGCTCGTGCTACTAATAACCTATTTGGTTGTTGCTATGATCACCTACTTGGTTGTTTCTCGTATCTACTCTAGGAAAGCAAAAGTCAGTGACCTTTGCCCGGTCAATCTAAAATGTTTCACTTACGTGGAGCTCACTCAAGCTACAAATGGATTCAAGGAAGAACTAGGTCGCGGTGCTTTTGCGACAGTTTTCAAAGGAGTTTTAGCATGTGATAAAGGGAAGGTAGTTGCTGTAAAAAGATTGGACACAGTGGTTAGAGAAAATGACTGGGAATTCAAAGCTGAAGTAGGTGCAATTGGTGGAACAAATCACAGAAATTTAGTCAAACTACAAGGATTCTGCAACGAGGGGCAGCACCGAATTCTTGTGTATGAGTTCATCAGTAATGGCTCTCTAGCAAGCTTCCTCTTTGGAGAGGTGAGGCTAACCTGGTATCAAAGAAGGTTGATTGCCTTGGGAACTGCAAGAGGGCTCTTATATTTGCATGAGGAGTGCAGCAGCCAAATCATACATTGTGACATTAAGCCTCAGAACATTCTTCTAGATGAGTCTTACACAGCAAGAATTGCTGACTTAGGAGTAGCCAAGCTTTTGAAAACGGACCAAACACGAACAACTACTAGAATCAGGGGTACAAAAGGGTACGTGGCCCCAGAATGGTACAAAAGTTTGCCTGTTACAGTAAAAGCTGATGTTTACAGCTATGGTGTTTTGCTATTAGAGATTATTTTCTGCAGGAAGAATTTCAAGGCAGAGGCAGAGGATGATGATCAAATGATACTAGCTAATTGG aatgatgatgatgaagcaaAGGATGACATCAAAGCTGTGGAGAAGTACGTGATGATCGCATTCTGGTGCATTCAAGAGGATCCATCAATGAGACCAACCATGAAGACTGTCACACAGATGCTTGAAGGAGTAGTTGAAGTGTCCGTCCCACAAAACCCATCCTCATTGTATGCAATTTAA